One region of Rhizoctonia solani chromosome 9, complete sequence genomic DNA includes:
- a CDS encoding lymphoid-specific helicase has protein sequence MSFYTTPQSLLPPISVRLAMKPDSDESVVDDWLVVKGGKILLLKLMSDELLKGGHIVLIFSHFKTVQQWLTHCKALEHC, from the exons ATGTCTTTCTACACGACTCCGCAAAGTCTGCTCCCACCCATATCTGTTCGACTGGCCATGAAGCCCGATTCGGATGAATCTGTTGTCGACGATTGGCTGGTTGTGAAAGGTGGAAAGATACTGCTCCTGAAACTCATGTCGGATGAACTGCTAAAGGGAGGTCATATAGTCTTGATTTTCTCCCATTTTAAGACGGTTCAG CAATGGTTAACTCACTGCAAAGCCTTGGAGCACTGTTGA
- a CDS encoding Retrotransposable element Tf2 protein: MLNGSSPQAGKIWKKAILTFFLDGKQMTETFLICNTGSHAAILGLKWLDAHNPEIDWNLRTLTFPHAPPEHVVNAEEEEANQNPLEGVPSKYHQYAKVFGEEKFNKLPPHRHYDIGIELTEEGPLNSPLYSMTDAKSATLKDWLRDELKAGKIRPSKSSISSPVMFVPKKDGSRCLVVDYRRLNNQTKKNVYPLPCPDNLMAQLRGAKVFTKLDLQWGYNNVWVKAGDEWKTAFRTKYGLYKSLVMTFGLTNAPTAFQHFMNKLFKDLLDVCVIIYLDDILIYSKDDASHTQHVHEVLRQLMENQLFCKASKCTFHAVQEWPAPTKVKEVQLFLGFANFLCCFVANFSHIARPLHNLVKKDTPWKWETREQEAFQGLKDAITNAPVLCHADPTKPYFLETNALGAALGSILSQRQEDGHLHPLGFLSESFKGAEQNYDTHNKELLAIIRSFEYWRIFLEGTLLPITVFTDHRNLEYWRESRTFNRCHARWHLLLAGYNFQIVYRPGKQSGKPDALSRQSDHANIPPADQTMLPDPVFANVALVTPEKELQQQIETNPKHPPSIKRAFKDYKMEAGLLFYQGWIVVPNVGTLRTDLLRIFHNSPLAGHPGQQRTLELLSRNYYWPGICADTYWHVDSCETCQQIRKPKYVSIPPQPLKLPVRPWQHVSYDMIVDLPKDRIIVDSFTKYRIFVKCSKKLKALELAELFLEHVWKRHSMPEKTVSNRGRVFNNKFLKALYKRLGIDPHFLLAYHPQSDGQTERVNPSIEHFLRAYLGVNQRDWTKWLPMAEFAYNNAVHSSTGKTPFKALYGWEPTLTPSNMPTNVPEADNLAQTMEAQWREVESALWQSKQRTIAREEGSPVEFKIGEEAWLDAKNVNLKTLSPKLTEQRLGPFKVIKKISDWAYRLELPPTMQIHNVFYVGLLSKVKRDKKRTFENCPPPVTVDGEEEYEVEGITDAEERNGKWFFRVKWKGYRSKENTWEPQENLKNAEKILEKHEKEMKKKALGAAKALRGGAVL, from the exons atgctcaatgggtcaagcccccaggctggcaaaatctggaaaaaggcaatcctgaccttcttccttgatggcaaacaaatgactGAAACGTTCCTGATCTGtaatacagggtctcacgctgccatcttgggattgaaatggctagacgcccacaacccagaaattgaCTGGAATTTGCGCACCTTGACCTTTCCCCATGCCCCACCTGAACATGTGGTCAAcgctgaagaagaggaagccaatcaaaacccccttgaaggagtcccATCCAAATATCACCAATACGCCaaagtatttggagaggaaaaattcaataagcttccccctcaCAGGCATTACGACATAGGGATAGAACTCACGGAGGAGGGTCCCCTCAATTCACCTCTCTACAGTATGACTGATGCCAAGTCTGCCAccctcaaggactggcttagggatgaactcaaagctgggaagatccgtcccagcaaGTCGTCCATCAGCTCTCCGGTtatgtttgttcccaaaaaggatggatcCCGTTGCCTTGTagttgactaccgccgccttaATAACCaaaccaagaagaacgtctaccccTTACCTTGTCCTGACAACCtgatggcccagctccgtggcgccaaggtcttcaccaaattaGACTTACAATGGGGCTATAATAATGTTTGGGTCAAAGcaggtgacgaatggaagaccgccttccgtaccaaatacggcctttacaaatccctggtgATGACTTTTGGTCTGACTAATGCACCCACGGCTTttcaacatttcatgaacaagttattcaaggatttgctggatgtatgcgtcatcatttaccttgatgacatcctgatttaTTCTAAGGATGATGCATCTCACAcgcaacacgttcatgaggtcctaaGGCAattaatggagaaccaattATTCTGTAAGGCGTCAAAATGCACCTTTCAC gcggtacaagaatggccagcacccaccaaggttaaggaagtCCAGTTGttcctaggatttgccaatttcctttgttgctttgttgccaacttcagccacatagCCAGGCCGCTACACAATcttgtcaagaaggatacacCCTGGAAGTGGGAAACAagggaacaggaagcattTCAAGGCCTAAAGGATGCTATTACCAATGCACCGGTACTATGCCACGCTGATCCAACTAAACCGTACTTCCTTGAGACCAATGCCTTGGGTGCAGCACTGGGTTCCATTTTAAGCCAAAGACAGGAAGATGGGCACCTCCACCCACTAGGGTTCCtatcagaatcattcaagggcgccgagcagaactatgatacccacaacaaggaactcctggccatcatccggtcatttgaatactggcgtatcttcttggaaggaaccctgcTTCCCATCACTGTTTTTACAGATCAccggaacttggaatactggaggGAATCCCGCACTTTCAACCGCTGCCATGCCCGATGGCACCTCCTACTGGCTGgctataacttccagattgtatACAGACCCGGTAAACAGTCAGGAAAGCCTGATGCACTGTCCCGCCAATCAGACCATGCCAATATTCCTCCCGCAGATCAAACTATGCTCCCagaccctgtatttgccaacgtcgCCCTAGTTACACCAGAGAAGGAGCTACAACAACAGATTGA aacaaatccaaagcaccccccctccatcaaacgcgcattcaaggattacaagatggaggctggcctgctattctaccaaggatggATTGTAGTCCCCAACGTTGGAACACTAAGGACTGACCTACTCCGCATCTTCCACAATAGCCCCTTGGcgggacacccaggacagcAACGCACTCTGGAACTGCTCTCACgtaattactactggcccggcaTTTGTGCAGACACGTATTGGCACGtagactcctgtgaaacatgtcaacagatcaggaagcccaagtatgTGTCTATTCCACCTCAGCCACTCAAACTCCCTGTTAggccctggcaacacgtgtcttatgatatgattgtggATCTACCCAAAGACAGAA TCATAgtggacagcttcaccaagtacaggatctttgtcaaatgctccaaaaaactAAAGGCCCTGGAACTAGCGGAACTGTTCTTAGAACACGTATGGAAGCGCCACAGCATGCCGGAGAAAACAGTCTCCAATAGGGggagggtcttcaataacaaattcctgaaggcactatacaaacgcctaggaatagacccccacttcttgTTGGCATATCATCCACAGAGTGACGGTCAAACTGAGCGGGTCAATCCTTCCATTGAACatttcctcagggcttacttGGGAGTtaaccaaagggactggaccaaatggctcccaatggcggagtttgcatacaacaacgccgtGCATAGCAGTACAGGGAAAACTCCCTTCAAAGCCCTGTATGGTTGGGAACCTACCTTAACCCCGTCAAACATGCCAACCAATGTCCCGGAAGCAGACAATCTTGCTCAAACAATGGAGGCCCAATGGAGGGAAGTGGAATCAGCGCTCTGGCAGTCCAAACAACGTACAATAGCCAGAGAAGAGGGAAGCCCAGTGGAATtcaaaattggagaagaagcttggttGGATGCCAAAAACGTCAACCTCAAGACACTTAGCCCCAAACTAACAGAACAACGCCTGGGGCCTTtcaaagtgatcaaaaaaatCTCCGACTGGGcttaccgcctagaactccctccaaccatgcaaatccacaatgtcttctatgtaggactcctgtctaaagtcaaaagggacaaaaagcgcacctttgaaaattgtcccccaccagtcaccgtggacggggaagaagaatatgaggtAGAAGGAATCACTGACgctgaagaaaggaacggaaaGTGGTTCTTccgggtcaaatggaaggggtacaggtccaaggaaaacacatgggagcctcaagaaaacttaaaaaatgcggaaaaaattttagaaaagcacgaaaaagaaatgaaaaagaaggcccttggcgctgccaaggcccttagagggggggcagtgttgtag
- a CDS encoding Retrotransposable element Tf2 protein: MATRSRSSACPLSPLNQGELGPTLPATSVESTSLEPEVYGEISLSQAISLILGLQNQVLWLKQELEETKEAAKEAQDWMGAVDQALTCIEARGGAPHTPEDRKPLAVKATPRPLPKTNTFPAPSAPLIAWATPSKALPAFAQPAPIRAPPRVHTPAPPLPIRLRSPQLPQPVAPVVAYQTPVKVDHPDAYTGKIGNKAHQWLTRMLAWVCLNQRMFPTDQEVLSFLLMNMKDVAGAWAHPHLNQLGSHRALIQTVNKFRTEFLAAFGNLDATPAAKQQITHLTQTGTCAEYITKFRTIAMDLDWNNAALRGQFAQGLHWEVSRLIATQERRPTTLLKLQNVALVINNALREERASHPPKGNKPGTSTTTPNRGASTGQQATKPGRLSSNPNFVSKEEQNRRRAEGLCIKCRKAGHKFAECRTGWKATPKEEGAKKEAAKIGKESGPELGKD, encoded by the coding sequence atggcaacccgctcccggagcTCCGCTTGTCCCTTgtcccctctcaatcaaggagagttgggacccactcttccggcaaccTCCGTTgagtcaacaagccttgaaccagaggtctatggggaaatctccctcagccaagcaatctcccttatcctgggattgcaaaaccaagtcctctGGCTCAAGCAGGAACTTgaggaaaccaaggaagcagcAAAGGAAGcacaagactggatgggagcagttgaccaagccctcacttgcattgaggctaggggtggagccccacacacaccagaagaccggaaacccctggcagtcaaggccacgcccaggcccctacccaaaaccaacacttttccagcgcctagtgcgcccctcattgcctgggcTACCCCCTCCAAGGCTCTCCCTGCCTTTGCACAGCCAGCTCCCATCCGGGCTCCCCCGCGAGTCCATACTCCCGctccacctttgcctatccgCCTCCGTTCCCCCCAGCTCCCACAACCAGTGGCCCCTGTAGTTGCTTACCAAACCCCAGTCAAGGTAGATCACCCCGACGCCTATACTGGGAAAATTGGGAACAAAGCCCACCAATGGCTTacaaggatgttggcatgggtttGTCTGAACCagcggatgttcccaacagaTCAGGAGGTCCTATCATttctcctgatgaacatgaaggatgtagcaggagcctgggctcaTCCCCACCTCAACCAATTAGGGTCTCACAGGGCTCTAATCCAAACGGTCAACAAATTCAGGACagagttcttggctgcattcGGTAACCTGGATGCCACGCCAGCCGCCAAGCAGCAAATTACAcacctcactcagacaggaacctgtgctgagtacatcacaaaattcaggaccattgccatggacctggattggAACAACGCCGCCCTCCGGgggcaatttgcacaaggcctccactgggaggtcagccgtctCATTGCCACTCAAGAACGGCGCCCCACCACCCTCCTCAAGCTACAGAATGTAGCCCTGGTCATCAACAATGCCCTCCGTGAAGAACGCGCCAGCCACCCACCAAAGGGTAATAAGCCtggcacctccaccactacccccaataggggggcaagtactggccaacaggccacaaagccagggcgcctctccagcaatcccaactttgtctccaaggaggaacaaaaccgccgcagggctgaaggcctctgcatcaaatgcagaaAGGCGGGGcacaaatttgcggaatgccgcactggctggaaagccacgcctaaggaggaaggcgccaaaaaagaagccgccaagattggcaaagagtctggacctgaattgggaaaagactaa
- a CDS encoding endoplasmic reticulum membrane protein: protein MNTLKSQLRWPDLVRRRLTHWHPTTCQGPVIRHHSSTMRLRSSAFLWLWALRYVSALEESEAGVIDWHKELVGVPLTDSTKALPMFIRSDPSSPTKKTGMAVATKSNVLAVLNPGSTGNVVWRRKFDQSEGRILQYKTHRDALVSISGPGGSHVRLFEAFTGSLLWERQLHSPSLGRLLEPANFGVDVTFWHELSDIDAYVLTNGHTVSRLEGKSGKTVWSWNTDDISTLLTRVVLSSTSIHTVGLTKTDSYALTITTLDRQTGALVSQSQIPSQITRGMRDVFVLNTRDTKAPAVVWFEKHDGTLHSAVLDSNILSHEIASTKIRFAKVHDVQLDSEGLFVAETKDELPYVFGIYSTGLKQEWDFDDSAVSKSETPSLFSGSLDREGNAYIARVFWSLSTGLAHIHTYAAHGSEGKGISTGATFPFNTAEHGVILHCAIDAFMPHSYSIQHRMLLTTSTGAVQLWQLHDLQWTRDEALTDIKVAALVDLPERKIAEEIASSEHRGFLERLIFHIVAAQNLPQYIAQFSKRFATGTYTITPGSSSSLDRDPFGFRKVLVVATGYGTLLGVDTAQGNVVWRKIIGVSSTGPADVIPFKMFVTKSAVEGPDPEVVLVAEKKLRGKKTKTSVVFHFAALTGRWVSGGAAGIQVSETEVAEAFILPGQSSTIGIVSADGKVHVYPKSQPTVDGASQLYFTRAIGSELRGFALESDLSTPAIETWKKAFTLPATFPNTAASRLEVIHRSLSPIASYGKVMGDRTTLYKYLNPNVAAVLAADCAVRVVDLVSGAIVFDSGALPAPCIPPKVAFVENWLVYAHEVGGNSTDKGTKVVSVELYEGLGKDDKTNSVESSSFSEKSVKLHAIQQSFLFPYPIVALGATSTKFGISTKGLMMATSKNQIYHLHRRILDPRRPLQKPTAQDQEEMLFQYEPVLPPDTRRIVTHKNQVLGTKHIIGAPTLLESTSCVLAYGLDLFHTRVTPSGTFDLLGAGFNKLQLLLTIVGLSVAIVVVRPLVARKQLHAVWYQ from the exons ATGAATACGCTCAAGTCCCAACTCAGGTGGCCAGATCTGGTTCGACGGCGCTTAACTCACTGGCATCCCACGACGTGTCAGGGTCCAGTCATTCGTCACCATTCCTCGACGATGCGGCTCCGGTCGAGCGCGTTCCTATGGCTCTGGGCTCTACGATATGTATCGGCACTCGAGGAATCAGAGGCAGGAGTCATAGACTGGCACAAGGAGCTTGTCGGAGTCCCTTTGACTGACTCTACGAAAGCATTGCCGATGTTTATTCGGTCAGACCCCAGCTCACCCACAAAGAAAACCGGAATGGCAGTTGCGACGAAGAGCAACGTGCTTGCCGTGTTAAACCCTGGGAGCACAGGGAATGTTG TGTGGCGAAGGAAGTTTGACCAATCTGAGGGTCGGATACTGCAGTACAAGACTCACCGCGATG CCCTGGTCTCTATCTCCGGGCCTGGGGGGTCACACGTCCGATTATTTGAAGCATTTACCGGAAGCCTGCTTTGGGAACGCCAGCTGCACTCGCCGTCGCTGGGGCGCTTACTCGAACCTGCCAATTTCGGGGTAGACGTTACGTTCTGGCACGAACTGAGCGATATCGACGCGTATGTTCTCACCAATGGGCACACAGTCAGTCGATTGGAGGGAAAGTCAGGAAAGACAGTTTGGAGCTGGAACACAGATGATATTAG TACCCTCTTGACACGTGTCGTTCTCTCATCGACATCTATACATACCGTTGGTCTGACTAAAACCGATTCTTATGCCCTGACGATCACCACACTGGACCGCCAAACTGGCGCTCTGGTTTCCCAGTCCCAAATACCTTCGCAAATCACACGTGGAATGCGAGACGTGTTTGTGCTCAATACTCGTGATACAAAAGCGCCTGCTGTGGTGTGGTTCGAGAAGCACGATGGAACATTACACTCGGCTGTATTGGATTCGAATATCTTATCGCACGAAATCGCATCGACCAAGATCAGGTTTGCCAAGGTGCACGATGTGCAACTTGACAGTGAAGGGTTGTTTGTTGCCGAGACCAAAGATGAGCTTCCGTATGTATTTGGTATATATTCGACTGGGCTGAAGCAAGAATGGGATTTCGATGATTCG GCTGTCTCCAAGAGTGAAACTCCATCGTTGTTTAGCGGGTCACTTGATCGAGAGGGAAATGCATACATTGCTCGCGTATTTTGGTCTCTCAGTACCGGC CTTGCCCATATTCACACGTACGCTGCTCATGGATCTGAAGGAAAAGGAATCAGCACTGGCGCCACCTTCCCCTTCAATACTGCTGAACACGGGGTGATTTTGCAC TGTGCCATTGACGCGTTCATGCCTCACTCTTATAGCATTCAACACCGCATGCTTTTGACTACATCGACTGGAGCAGTTCAACTCTGGCAACTACACGATCTTCAATGGACGCGCGACGAAGCGTTGACTGATATCAAAGTGGCCGCGCTCGTAGATCTCCCGGAGCGTAAGATTGCGGAAGAGATTGCGTCATCCGAGCATCGAGGGTTCTTGGAAAGGCTGATTTTTCATATCGTTGCTGCCCAG AACCTCCCTCAATATATTGCTCAGTTCTCGAAACGCTTTGCTACAGGGACGTACACTATCACTCCCGGTTCTTCCTCATCTCTCGACCGCGACCCATTCGGATTCCGTAAAGTGCTCGTCGTAGCTACGGGCTATGGTACGCTTCTCGGAGTTGACACGGCGCAAGGAAACGTAGTTTGGCGCAAAATCATCGGCGTTAGTTCGACCGGCCCAGCAGACGTGATTCCGTTCAAGATGTTTGTGACCAAGAGCGCGGTAGAAGGACCCGATCCAGAAGTCGTACTCGTCGCAGAGAAGAAGTTGCGCGGAAAA AAAACAAAGACCTCGGTGGTGTTCCATTTCGCGGCGCTCACCGGACGTTGGGTTTCTGGCGGTGCTGCAGGGATCCAGGTCTCGGAGACCGAGGTTGCGGAGGCGTTCATTCTTCCTGGACAATCGAGCACAATCGGGATCGTCTCGGCGGACGGAAAG GTGCACGTTTACCCCAAATCTCAACCTACAGTCGACGGAGCTTCTCAGTTATACTTTACTCGTGCTATTGGATCTGAGTTACGCGGCTTTGCTCTCGAATCTGACCTATCTACCCCTGCGATTgaaacatggaagaaagcgTTCACGTTGCCGGCCACCTTCCCCAATACCGCTGCTTCCCGCCTCGAAGTCATCCACCGCTCACTATCTCCAATCGCATCGTACGGAAAGGTTATGGGAGACCGGACGACATTGTACAAGTACCTCAACCCAAACGTCGCGGCCGTCCTCGCTGCGGATTGTGCCGTGCGAGTCGTCGATCTCGTTTCCGGAGCGATTGTTTTTGATTCGGGCGCTCTCCCTGCACCATGTATACCCCCCAAAGTCGCATTTGTGGAGAACTGGCTGGTTTATGCTCATGAGGTGGGTGGGAACTCGACGGACAAGGGGACCAAGGTCGTTTCTGTGGAGTTGTACGAGGGTCTAGGAAAGGACGATAAAACTAATAG CGTTGAGTCTTCGAGTTTTTCGGAGAAGAGCGTCAAACTGCATGCGATACAACAATCATTCCTATTTCCATATCCTATTGTGGCACTTGGTGCGACCAGTACCAAGTTTGGAATTTCTACCAAGGGGCTTATGA TGGCCACGTCCAAAAATCAAATTTACCATCTCCACCGACGTATTCTTGACCCCCGTCGCCCTCTCCAAAAACCGACGGCTCAAGATCAGGAAGAGATGCTCTTCCAGTACGAGCCTGTTCTTCCACCCGACACACGGCGTATCGTTACGCATAAAAATCAA GTCTTGGGGACAAAACACATCATTGGGGCTCCGACCCTACTCGAGTCTACGTCCTGCGTTCTCGCATATGGTCTCGACCTATTCCACACCCGAGTCACTCCATCCGGAACATTCGATCTCTTGGGTGCTGGGTTCAACAAGCTACAGCTGTTGTTGACGATTGTAGGGTTGAGTGTGGCGATTGTGGTTGTGCGGCCGCTTGTTGCGAGGAAGCAGTTGCATGCGGTGTGGTATCAGTGA
- a CDS encoding RNA-directed DNA polymerase from mobile element jockey codes for MSASSQGRKPPNTGAVARKPSLSPLNTTSINTAQPQPATAQMVKIEPANAETYLESEGILDKESRVTFDLISVALLNTASDTKLTEDTLRARVRALALVGQKYTTEFIAQQTVTLVMEEVKRAQELGKAKAEMETEEVRQSLDKAKTALAEEISRVIEAKNIWLKATEDLTSLKETVSKLQLAVEDKSEETKGKMGQLKDAIERAADEMIMDRQLAREDIANSLGPMGNPYPFNPLYTNTAGDPNHYPYPGPPPRSYADAAALPPSVSQPERDIQQQQALDRLRGSEEKRDRQLMLDADDVGANGHTDLTEKELTEKIDKALQDLTAESLYNIEEVGVLHCDKVTKLPRGGVLILMNSIKSKKFLDQPDIAERFTEVLGITTKIIPRKFKVVIEKVSINTNLGNPKLPRRIEKDNGLVEGELVGLKWIKNPAQRSPNQRHAHIVAEFRTKSSANAFIKEPRLIEHEFVHLSKYNTDSFRCFKCQRPGHKSAECPQHHKTCGTCAQNHQTDKCNRTANPHCVTCNEAGHATWDRNNCPKYFIPNNSRSMHTADRHYKYYVTDEQWTWAPASNLSKRPTQTCRSAPITDFIQQNGRKNGGRQPRAATASSTGTQLPVNRPGSRALGHAQPSTPTNLIQTTLPFTSPIPPRYSPCRPIIPGPPTNETDPIPTVLITDVAPAPLANPAVESTNV; via the coding sequence ATGTCTGCGTCCTCGCAAGGTCGCAAACCCCCGAACACAGGAGCTGTCGCTCGGAAACCGAGTCTCTCGCCTCTCAATACTACATCCATCAACACGGCACAACCGCAACCCGCAACAGCCCAAATGGTGAAAATCGAACCTGCAAATGCTGAAACATACCTCGAATCGGAAGGCATCCTCGACAAGGAATCTCGAGTTACCTTCGACTTAATCTCGGTCGCCCTCCTCAACACGGCAAGCGATACCAAACTTACAGAGGACACCCTCCGGGCCAGAGTCCGCGCTCTGGCTCTCGTAGGCCAGAAGTACACAACCGAATTCATAGCTCAACAAACAGTCACACTCGTGATGGAAGAAGTCAAGCGAGCTCAGGAATTAGGAAAAGCAAAGGCTGAAATGGAGACAGAAGAGGTGCGCCAGAGTCTCGATAAAGCCAAAACCGCATTGGCGGAGGAAATCTCTCGAGTAATCGAGGCGAAGAATATCTGGCTCAAAGCTACAGAAGATCTGACGTCTCTCAAGGAGACAGTGTCCAAGCTACAGTTGGCGGTAGAAGACAAAAGTGAAGAGACTAAGGGGAAGATGGGGCAGTTGAAGGACGCGATTGAGAGAGCGGCAGATGAAATGATAATGGATAGGCAGTTGGCAAGGGAAGATATTGCTAACTCCCTTGGCCCAATGGGTAATCCCTACCCGTTTAACCCTCTATACACTAACACGGCGGGAGACCCGAACCACTACCCCTACCCCGGCCCTCCCCCACGCTCCTATGCAGACGCTGCGGCACTACCCCCTTCGGTTTCTCAACCTGAGAGGGATATCCAACAACAGCAAGCCCTCGACCGCTTGAGGGGCAGTGAAGAGAAGAGGGACCGTCAGCTCATGCTTGACGCAGATGATGTAGGAGCGAACGGCCACACCGACCTCACCGAAAAGGAACTAACGGAGAAAATTGACAAGGCGCTTCAAGACCTAACCGCCGAATCTCTCTACAACATCGAGGAAGTTGGCGTCCTCCATTGCGACAAGGTCACCAAGCTGCCGAGAGGAGGAGTACTCATCTTAATGAACTCGATCAAATCGAAGAAATTCTTAGACCAACCAGACATTGCGGAACGTTTCACGGAGGTTCTCGGCATCACTACGAAAATCATCCCACGTAAATTCAAGGTAGTCATTGAGAAGGTCTCGATCAACACAAACCTGGGCAACCCCAAGCTACCAAGGCGTATTGAGAAAGACAATGGACTAGTGGAGGGAGAGCTGGTTGGACTCAAATGGATCAAAAACCCCGCACAACGATCCCCCAACCAGCGACACGCGCATATAGTAGCTGAGTTCCGCACTAAATCATCAGCTAATGCCTTCATTAAAGAACCGAGACTCATTGAGCACGAATTTGTGCACTTGTCCAAGTACAACACCGACAGCTTCCGCTGCTTCAAATGTCAAAGACCAGGTCACAAATCGGCTGAATGCCCACAACATCACAAAACGTGTGGTACGTGCGCCCAGAATCACCAAACTGACAAATGCAACAGGACAGCAAACCCTCACTGTGTCACCTGCAACGAGGCTGGTCACGCCACTTGGGACCGCAACAACTGTCCTAAGTATTTTATTCCTAATAACTCACGTTCTATGCACACAGCCGACCGGCACTACAAATATTATGTTACGGATGAGCAATGGACCTGGGCCCCGGCCTCCAACTTGTCAAAACGACCCACCCAGACTTGCCGCTCCGCACCCATCACCGACTTTATTCAACAGAATGGACGGAAAAACGGCGGGAGACAACCTAGGGCCGCTACCGCTTCCTCAACAGGCACCCAGTTGCCGGTCAATCGCCCTGGCAGTCGAGCTTTGGGACATGCCCAACCGAGCACACCTACCAATTTGATACAGACTACGCTCCCTTTCACTTCACCCATTCCCCCGCGTTACTCACCTTGCCGTCCCATCATCCCTGGCCCACCTACTAATGAGACTGACCCTATCCCCACGGTGCTAATTACTGACGTTGCCCCAGCTCCCCTGGCCAACCCCGCCGTAGAATCTACGAATGTCTAG